From a region of the Melospiza georgiana isolate bMelGeo1 chromosome 23, bMelGeo1.pri, whole genome shotgun sequence genome:
- the TMEM81 gene encoding transmembrane protein 81, producing the protein MEQSPIVVMLLCALCIPAALPSGVESIPVRLKPMVLVNSTPCSVTCGLGVKQERLCEVSPAGEHRNCSLVRSRCLSDWICGLQHLSVPEGKPLQLTCLSRDAASLEGPNFGYTWKFARGLITTNDLLFHPLSNPSRSLSFSPVLESHSGTYRCDVQVLSSFQLVKRIYFGLRVIPRDLVNLDFEKSLTWEQQLAAKGLEVPENATGPRGRRERFWEKQWFSEVVLGIGSGVIMGTVFGLGLCCLGRICGKRAAREMNGD; encoded by the exons atggagcagagcCCCATCGTGGTGatgctgctgtgtgccctgtgcattccAGCGGCGCTTCCCT CAGGCGTGGAGTCCATCCCGGTGCGGCTGAAGCCCATGGTGCTGGTGAACTCCACGCCCTGCAGCGTCACCTGCGGGCTGGGCGTGAAGCAGGAGCGGCTGTGCGAGGTCAGCCCGGCCGGGGAGCACCGCAACTGCTCCCTGGTGCGCTCGCGCTGCCTCAGCGATTGGATCTGCGGCCTGCAGCACCTCAGCGTTCCCGAGGGAAAACCCCTCCAGCTCACCTGCCTCTCCCGGGACGCCGCCAGCCTGGAGGGACCCAATTTCGGCTACACCTGGAAGTTCGCCCGGGGGCTCATCACCACCAACGACCTCCTGTTCCATCCCTTGAGCAACCCCAGCCGTTCCCTGAGCTTCTCGCCGGTGCTGGAGTCGCATTCCGGCACCTACCGCTGCGACGTGCAGGTGCTGAGCTCCTTCCAGCTCGTCAAGAGGATCTACTTCGGCCTCAGGGTGATCCCCAGGGATCTGGTGAATCTGGACTTCGAGAAATCCCTGacttgggagcagcagctggcggCCAAAGGGTTGGAAGTGCCAGAAAACGCCACGGGGCCGCGGGGGCGCCGGGAGCGTTTTTGGGAGAAGCAGTGGTTTTCCGAGGTCGTGCTGGGAATTGGGAGCGGGGTGATCATGGGGACTGTGTTTGGCcttgggctctgctgcctgggcaggaTTTGCGGGAAAAGAGCAGCACGAGAAATGAACGGAGATTGA